From Homalodisca vitripennis isolate AUS2020 chromosome 1, UT_GWSS_2.1, whole genome shotgun sequence, the proteins below share one genomic window:
- the LOC124363392 gene encoding probable pectin lyase A produces MKKLALLITMMYAIIIGGEAFFKPRHHKNLPTYVPKTLDEVKNYLCERFEKGICIDTKPAKIIINKVFDFTGSEGMKEELGCYHRTMPAQCLKNGQMKLNVNNQCDGLVPTRVRYSQAGRCGIDVGSNKIIVGENGGGLIGKGLKLRNSHDVEIRNLNITDINPQVIWGGDAIDLINVENVLLDGNRIKNIGRQMVVTHFGNNTGVLMTNNIFDGNTPNSACCDGSHYWLWLFLGEYDRIALRNNVIFNTSGRGPHLVACKDSKILLHMLQNTFYDVKNTGLIDLDDTRSSVLVEGNVFVNVKEIVHANKGNIYMPQNRADQLQCESYLGRRCLLNTVVNSGGAKPVNSLTVLQDFKPYKDDLAKPIVMKAHMTKLINLPSHVKQNIK; encoded by the coding sequence ATGAAGAAACTCGCACTACTTATTACCATGATGTATGCTATCATAATTGGCGGGGAGGCATTTTTCAAACCTCGTCATCACAAGAACCTGCCCACATACGTTCCAAAGACTCTGGACGAAGTGAAGAACTACCTTTGTGAAAGATTTGAGAAAGGTATATGTATTGATACGAAGCCAGCAAAGATAATCATAAACAAAGTGTTTGACTTTACCGGATCGGAGGGTATGAAGGAAGAACTGGGTTGCTACCATAGAACGATGCCGGCACAGTGTCTCAAGAACGGTCAAATGAAACTCAATGTAAACAACCAGTGTGATGGACTGGTACCCACAAGGGTGAGGTACAGTCAAGCGGGTCGTTGCGGCATTGACGTAGgttctaataaaataatagtaggaGAAAACGGTGGAGGTCTGATTGGCAAAGGGCTGAAATTGAGAAATTCCCACGATGTGGAAATTCGTAATTTAAATATCACTGATATAAATCCTCAGGTCATCTGGGGAGGAGACGCAATTGATCTGATAAATGTGGAGAATGTTTTGTTGGATGGGAACCGCATTAAAAACATTGGGCGACAGATGGTGGTGACTCATTTTGGAAATAATACGGGTGTCTTAATGACTAACAATATATTTGACGGAAACACACCCAATTCTGCGTGCTGCGATGGTTCACACTACTGGCTGTGGCTGTTCTTGGGCGAATACGACAGGATTGCTCTGAGGAACAACGTCATCTTTAACACCTCAGGCAGAGGCCCTCACCTCGTGGCTTGCAAGGACTCTAAAATTCTCCTCCACATGCTGCAGAACACTTTCTATGACGTCAAGAACACAGGACTGATTGACCTAGACGACACACGCTCCAGCGTCCTGGTAGAGGGCAATGTATTTGTCAACGTCAAGGAGATCGTCCATGCCAACAAGGGGAACATCTACATGCCGCAGAACAGAGCTGACCAGCTCCAGTGTGAGAGTTACCTGGGGAGGCGATGCCTGCTCAATACCGTTGTTAACAGTGGAGGAGCCAAGCCTGTCAACTCCCTCACTGTACTGCAGGACTTCAAGCCCTACAAGGACGATCTGGCTAAGCCAATCGTCATGAAGGCACATATGACGAAGTTAATAAATTTACCATCTCATGTCAAGCAGAATATTAAATGA